In Cygnus atratus isolate AKBS03 ecotype Queensland, Australia unplaced genomic scaffold, CAtr_DNAZoo_HiC_assembly HiC_scaffold_163, whole genome shotgun sequence, one DNA window encodes the following:
- the LOC118261620 gene encoding zinc finger protein 668-like: MSPKHLEMPAPRWTWPKHLEVPPPGPEMPPQGLKVPPQGLKVPPPGLEVPPPGPEMPPPPPEVPPPPPEVPPPGPAVPPKRPQMPPPRRPPPEPPPAPRRTHPKPPEMPPNPPQMPPNPPAMPPKPPETPPKPPETPPNPPETPPKPPEMPPPPSPPPARRAPPALAPLPPFPCAACPKSYGTLSKLTIHQRAHTGERPFSCPDCPKSFADPSVYRKHRRGHAGLRPHRCGACPKAYAERKDLRNHQRSHTGERPFLCAECGKSFGRSSSLACHQRIHAPRKPYACGTCGKSFTQLSSYQSHQRVHTGERPYLCPQCGRMFSDPSSYRRHQRAHQGVKPYGCGECGKAFRQPADLAVHRRTHTGERPWRCGECGKAFVASWDLKRHRLTHTGERPWRCGECGKGFGERAALGKHRRTHSGERPYACGRCGKGFGGASGLRKHERTHGKREGDEGHKVAAGPGCGAVATGVQGLAANVAAGVGRNVAAGVGHDMGARPGHNMATVGHDMAAGVGHDLGAQPGHNMATVGHDMATGLGANTATGLGPNMATGLAHNMATAPGRIMAAASDRDMAVVTPGHDMAAAGGPMDCGGLNMAAAFGAPNMAAPMGGPNMAAPSVATPNMAAPSVATPNMAAAMGGPQHGHPQGRAPKWPPPWGGPIWPAPNMATPNMAASNIATPNMAASNMATPSMVASNMATPNMAAPNLATPNMATPNLATPNMAAPNMATPNMAAPTTTTPNVAAPNMATPIMAASNMAAPSTATPNMAAPNMAAPGACPAGPAPPEPRPFACPLCPKRFGARAGLRKHQRRHGPAPSPQATPPTRGAEPQPGPAP; the protein is encoded by the coding sequence ATGTCCCCGAAGCACCTGGAGATGCCGGCGCCGCGATGGACGTGGCCAAAACACCTGGAGGTGCCACCACCAGGGCCGGAGATGCCACCACAGGGTCTCAAGGTGCCACCACAGGGTCTCAAGGTGCCACCACCAGGTCTCGAGGTGCCACCACCAGGTCCAGAGatgccaccaccacctccagaggtgccaccaccacctccagaGGTGCCGCCACCCGGTCCCGCGGTGCCACCAAAGCGTCCGCAGATGCCACCACCGCGACGGCCGCCTCCAGAGCCACCACCAGCGCCGCGCCGCACGCACCCGAAGCCCCCGGAGATGCCCCCAAACCCCCCGCAGATGCCCCCAAACCCCCCGGCGATGCCTCCGAAGCCCCCGGAGACGCCTCCAAAACCCCCGGAGACGCCGCCAAACCCCCCGGAGACGCCACCGAAGCCCCCGGAGATGCCACCGCCGCCGAGCCCGCCGCCGGCGCGCCGTGCTCCGCCTGccctcgccccgctcccccctttcccctgcGCCGCCTGCCCCAAATCCTACGGCACCCTCTCCAAGCTGACCATCCACCAGCGCGCCCACACCGGCGAACGCCCCTTCTCCTGCCCGGATTGCCCCAAATCTTTCGCCGACCCTTCGGTTTACCGCAAGCACCGGCGGGGCCACGCCGGCCTTCGGCCTCACCGCTGCGGCGCCTGCCCCAAAGCCTACGCCGAGCGCAAGGACCTCCGCAACCACCAGCGCAGCCACACGGGCGAGCGGCCCTTCCTGTGCGCCGAGTGCGGCAAGAGCTTCGGCCGCTCGTCCTCGCTCGCCTGCCACCAGCGCATCCACGCGCCGCGCAAGCCCTACGCCTGCGGCACCTGCGGCAAGTCCTTCACCCAGCTCTCCTCCTACCAGAGCCACCAGCGCGTCCACACCGGCGAGCGGCCCTACCTGTGCCCGCAGTGCGGCCGGATGTTCTCCGACCCCTCCAGCTACCGGCGGCACCAGCGGGCGCACCAAGGCGTCAAGCCCTACGGTTGCGGCGAGTGCGGCAAGGCCTTCCGGCAGCCGGCCGACCTGGCCGTGCACCGGCGGACCCACACGGGCGAGCGGCCCTGGCGCTGCGGCGAGTGCGGCAAAGCCTTCGTGGCCTCCTGGGACCTCAAGCGGCACCGCTTGACCCACACGGGCGAGCGGCCCTGGCGCTGCGGCGAGTGCGGCAAAGGCTTCGGCGAGCGGGCGGCGCTGGGCAAGCACCGGCGGACGCACTCGGGCGAGCGGCCCTACGCCTGCGGGCGCTGCGGGAAGGGCTTCGGCGGCGCCTCGGGGCTGCGCAAGCACGAGAGGACGCACGGCAAGCGGGAGGGGGACGAGGGCCACAAGGTggccgccgggccgggctgcggggcggtGGCTACCGGAGTTCAAGGTTTGGCCGCCAACGTGGCTGCTGGAGTCGGACGGAACGTGGCCGCCGGTGTTGGCCATGATATGGGGGCTCGACCGGGCCACAATATGGCTACCGTCGGCCACGACATGGCCGCCGGCGTTGGCCATGATCTCGGTGCTCAACCAGGCCACAATATGGCCACCGTCGGCCACGACATGGCCACTGGACTTGGGGCCAACACGGCCACCGGACTTGGGCCCAACATGGCCACGGGACTTGCCCACAACATGGCCACCGCACCGGGACGCATCATGGCCGCCGCCTCCGATCGCGACATGGCCGTCGTCACGCCGGGTCACGACATGGCCGCCGCCGGGGGACCCATGGACTGCGGTGGCCTCAACATGGCCGCCGCCTTCGGCGCTCCCAACATGGCCGCCCCCATGGGGGGCCCCAACATGGCCGCCCCCAGCGTGGCCACACCCAATATGGCCGCCCCCAGCGTGGCCACACCCAATATGGCTGCCGCCATGGGAGGCCCCCAACATGGCCATCCTCAGGGGCGGGCCCCAAAATGGCCGCCCCCATGGGGGGGCCCAATATGGCCAGCCCCCAACATGGCCACACCCAATATGGCCGCCTCAAATATAGCCACACCCAATATGGCCGCCTCTAACATGGCCACGCCCAGTATGGTTGCCTCTAATATGGCCACACCCAATATGGCTGCTCCCAACTTGGCCACGCCCAACATGGCCACCCCCAACTTGGCCACGCCCAACATGGCCGCCCCCAACATGGCCACGCCCAACATGGCCGCTCCCACTACGACCACGCCCAACGTGGCCGCCCCCAACATGGCCACGCCCATCATGGCCGCCTCCAATATGGCCGCCCCCAGCACGGCCACACCCAACATGGCCGCCCCCAACATGGCGGCCCCGGGGGCGTGTCCcgcaggccccgcccccccggagccccgcCCCTTCGCCTGCCCGCTCTGCCCCAAGCGCTTCGGGGCGCGGGCGGGGCTGCGCAAGCACCAGCGACGTcacggccccgccccctccccgcaggCCACGCCCCCTACCCGGGGGGCGGAGCCGCAgccaggccccgccccctga